One genomic window of Evansella cellulosilytica DSM 2522 includes the following:
- a CDS encoding DNA-methyltransferase, with the protein MDLKLYNKDSTVDMNEIQTGTIDLIVTSPPYWNLIDYSHPDQLGKGLSYKMFMKKIKKNLFECMRVLKEDAFICIVVGDVRTGEYKQNGRPRIYSLQSSLIEYFTEEMDFDLFQHFIWEKFGVKKGNGPNIYGSVGTGKNKDKAVGPLLYSDLIMEHILVFRKPGKRSRGSIAERLSHKENILMKEELVEWLNPVWKIHSPHNSKHPATFPDELCKRLILLFSLKDDKVLDPFAGTGTTLINALNLGRNAYGYEINPKYIDIIKSNINLSLGYKYLSL; encoded by the coding sequence GTGGATCTTAAATTATACAACAAAGATTCAACAGTTGATATGAATGAAATACAAACAGGAACCATTGACTTAATTGTAACAAGTCCACCATATTGGAATCTTATTGACTACAGTCATCCTGACCAATTGGGGAAAGGTTTATCTTATAAAATGTTTATGAAAAAAATAAAGAAAAATTTGTTTGAATGCATGAGAGTCCTAAAGGAAGATGCATTTATATGTATCGTGGTTGGAGATGTCAGAACAGGTGAGTATAAACAAAATGGACGCCCTAGAATTTATTCATTACAATCTAGTCTGATTGAATATTTTACTGAGGAAATGGATTTTGATTTGTTTCAACATTTCATATGGGAAAAATTTGGAGTCAAAAAAGGTAATGGCCCCAATATATATGGTTCTGTAGGCACCGGTAAAAATAAAGATAAAGCCGTTGGACCTCTTCTCTATTCCGATTTAATAATGGAGCATATTTTAGTTTTTAGAAAGCCAGGAAAAAGAAGTAGAGGTTCTATAGCTGAACGGCTTTCCCATAAAGAGAATATACTTATGAAAGAGGAATTGGTTGAATGGTTGAATCCAGTGTGGAAAATACATTCTCCTCATAACTCTAAACATCCTGCGACTTTTCCGGATGAATTGTGCAAAAGATTAATATTACTTTTTAGTTTAAAAGATGACAAAGTACTGGACCCTTTTGCTGGTACTGGTACTACACTAATTAATGCTCTAAATTTAGGCAGAAATGCATATGGATACGAAATAAACCCGAAATACATTGATATTATAAAAAGTAATATTAACTTATCACTTGGTTATAAATATTTATCATTGTAG
- a CDS encoding DUF4041 domain-containing protein, whose translation MMATKKIATNHSNNWTVDGSKKKGEALNNDNIKMVVRAFNNECDAAIIKVKFNNVEAIEKRIRSAFKQLNKLNKRNRIEVKEEYLSSKLDELYLAYEYQVKKEEEKEEQRRLKEQIKEEKRVQMEIEREKKKLEKDEQHFNNAIEQYKNQLVDASEELRAEIEEKMTEINEKLAHIQEEKKAVDFREQNAKAGYVYIISNIGSFGEEVYKIGMTRRLEPLDRVNELGNASVPFTFDVHAMIFSEDAPKLEGALHKVFEHAQVNKVNPRKEFFHVSLDEIAKTVKDNHNKTVEFTKLAEAEEYRKSLQLKKQLDIQTA comes from the coding sequence ATGATGGCAACTAAGAAGATAGCTACGAATCACTCCAATAATTGGACTGTCGATGGAAGTAAGAAAAAGGGTGAGGCTTTGAACAACGATAATATTAAAATGGTTGTTCGAGCATTTAATAATGAATGTGATGCAGCAATTATAAAAGTTAAATTCAATAATGTTGAAGCGATTGAAAAAAGGATTCGAAGTGCATTTAAACAGTTAAATAAGCTAAATAAAAGGAACAGAATTGAAGTTAAAGAAGAATATTTAAGTTCAAAGCTTGATGAATTGTATCTTGCTTATGAATATCAGGTGAAAAAAGAAGAAGAGAAGGAAGAACAGCGAAGATTAAAGGAGCAGATAAAAGAAGAGAAACGTGTACAAATGGAAATTGAGCGAGAAAAGAAAAAGCTAGAAAAGGATGAACAACACTTTAATAATGCGATAGAGCAATATAAGAACCAACTAGTCGATGCTTCGGAAGAATTAAGAGCGGAAATAGAAGAGAAAATGACTGAGATTAATGAGAAACTAGCACATATCCAAGAAGAAAAGAAAGCTGTAGATTTTAGAGAGCAAAATGCAAAGGCCGGTTATGTTTATATTATTTCCAATATAGGCTCCTTTGGGGAGGAGGTTTATAAAATAGGAATGACTCGTCGTTTAGAGCCACTTGATCGAGTAAACGAACTAGGTAATGCATCAGTGCCATTCACTTTTGATGTACACGCAATGATTTTTTCAGAGGATGCCCCGAAATTAGAAGGTGCGCTTCATAAAGTATTTGAACATGCACAAGTAAATAAAGTTAACCCAAGGAAAGAATTCTTCCATGTATCATTAGATGAAATTGCAAAGACAGTGAAGGATAACCACAATAAAACGGTTGAATTTACTAAACTAGCAGAAGCGGAAGAGTATAGAAAATCGCTACAGTTGAAAAAGCAACTAGATATACAGACTGCCTAA
- a CDS encoding helix-turn-helix transcriptional regulator: protein MEALSNRRRLLMLMEILRMETDEEHELSVRQLKAAFWGKTEADLGERGLQDDLRELVDSDVFPVVMNHNGNGFPKYYSHQERLFEVNELRLLVDAVSSARFISRSDTEKLIGKIKQLTSKHMARQLKNMVLVDEAVKSENNHIKYYISDIHQAITEQKEIAFQYGRYNTRKQFILSRNGDSYQVKPYALIWNNDFYYLIGKYGAADEIRHYRVDRMRHVLKTEVSYVYDETFHLSEYVNQLFHMYSGDDQYIEIVFDNHLINVIIDRFGLNVAIKKYDENSFVLSTKAVISEGLVRWILTWGSDAKVLKPKSLVANIAVEAEKIYRNYH from the coding sequence ATGGAGGCTTTATCTAATAGAAGACGGTTGTTGATGTTAATGGAGATTCTCAGAATGGAAACGGATGAGGAGCATGAGTTATCTGTTCGACAATTGAAGGCTGCGTTTTGGGGGAAGACGGAGGCGGATTTAGGGGAGCGAGGTCTTCAGGATGACTTGAGGGAATTAGTTGATTCAGATGTGTTTCCGGTGGTGATGAATCATAATGGAAATGGTTTTCCTAAATATTACAGTCATCAGGAGCGGTTATTTGAGGTGAATGAATTACGGCTCTTAGTTGATGCGGTTTCTTCGGCCAGGTTTATCAGCAGGTCGGATACGGAAAAGCTGATTGGAAAGATCAAGCAGTTAACGAGTAAGCATATGGCACGTCAGCTGAAGAATATGGTATTGGTTGATGAGGCAGTGAAAAGTGAAAATAATCATATTAAGTACTATATTAGTGATATTCACCAAGCGATTACGGAGCAGAAGGAAATCGCTTTTCAATATGGCAGATATAACACAAGGAAGCAATTTATTCTAAGCAGAAATGGAGATTCATATCAGGTGAAGCCGTATGCGTTGATCTGGAATAATGATTTTTATTATTTAATTGGTAAATACGGCGCTGCGGATGAGATACGACACTATCGTGTGGACCGTATGCGGCATGTCCTTAAAACAGAGGTATCCTATGTGTATGACGAGACATTTCATCTTTCAGAATATGTTAATCAGCTTTTTCATATGTATTCGGGAGATGATCAGTATATTGAGATTGTGTTTGATAATCACCTAATTAATGTGATTATTGATCGGTTTGGTCTGAATGTGGCTATTAAAAAGTATGATGAGAATTCATTTGTTTTGAGTACAAAGGCGGTTATTAGTGAAGGATTAGTCAGGTGGATTTTAACGTGGGGGAGTGATGCCAAGGTTTTGAAGCCTAAGTCGCTTGTCGCTAATATAGCTGTGGAAGCAGAGAAAATATATCGGAATTATCATTAG
- a CDS encoding vWA domain-containing protein, with the protein MSSNVKLSFAHQYENVPCKGKEAAYLLVELTGAKVKHTERSPINLSLLLDRSGSMSGEPLRYCKEACNFVINQLTDKDILSVVVFDDQVETIIEPQKVTHKDLLKEYIQRIETRGITNLSGGLIQGCQHVLKQEVKNYVNRVILLSDGQANAGITDKEALVKLADDYQSAGLVISTLGVSEHFDEELLEGVADSGRGNFHFINEVENIPSIFEQELDGLLNVIGQNITLNILPKKGVRITNVFGYNYNSDEDAVDLTLGDSFQIWQIQKLKVNYKLLPQQKC; encoded by the coding sequence ATGAGTTCAAATGTTAAATTAAGCTTTGCCCATCAGTACGAAAATGTCCCATGCAAGGGGAAAGAAGCAGCGTATCTCTTGGTCGAATTAACCGGCGCAAAGGTAAAGCATACGGAACGATCCCCAATCAACTTGTCCTTATTACTCGATAGGAGTGGATCAATGTCAGGAGAGCCCCTTCGTTATTGTAAAGAGGCATGTAATTTTGTTATTAATCAGTTGACGGATAAAGACATTTTAAGTGTTGTTGTATTCGACGATCAAGTTGAAACTATAATTGAACCTCAAAAAGTCACACACAAAGATCTACTAAAGGAGTACATTCAGAGAATTGAGACAAGAGGTATAACGAATTTGAGTGGTGGACTTATCCAAGGCTGTCAGCACGTCTTAAAGCAAGAGGTGAAAAACTATGTCAATAGAGTTATATTGCTGTCCGATGGCCAGGCAAACGCTGGAATTACGGATAAAGAGGCACTTGTAAAATTAGCTGACGACTATCAATCTGCTGGTTTAGTAATTTCAACATTAGGTGTCAGTGAGCACTTTGATGAAGAACTCTTGGAAGGCGTCGCAGATAGTGGGAGGGGGAACTTTCATTTTATAAATGAAGTAGAAAATATCCCAAGTATTTTTGAACAGGAATTAGATGGGTTATTGAACGTAATAGGACAAAATATAACGCTAAATATCTTGCCAAAAAAAGGTGTGCGGATCACGAATGTGTTTGGTTATAACTATAATTCTGATGAAGATGCGGTAGATTTAACTCTTGGTGATAGCTTTCAGATTTGGCAGATCCAAAAGTTGAAAGTCAACTACAAATTACTACCTCAGCAAAAGTGTTAG
- a CDS encoding DUF1643 domain-containing protein yields the protein MEKLVSKGEFLAADQLRKEFQVEASFYQTNIGKKKYQCRNHAVIMRKGFTRNDQADAVILMANPGSCSPSDRSYEFPTVQGIVKSIPYISVNDDPTQRQLMRLMKLLDWNVISIVNLSDFCSGSMKKFGENLKQAEKYNFDNHTIFAEDRVKELELLLSGPKTKLILAWGKNTNIRKLANKVLCNLPVEKILYGLRYKSPKWGFRHPYPMIPDKCKAWLEDMDEQLNDTDTNNRAY from the coding sequence ATGGAAAAGTTAGTTAGTAAAGGAGAGTTCTTGGCGGCAGATCAACTAAGAAAGGAATTTCAAGTCGAGGCAAGTTTTTATCAAACAAATATAGGCAAAAAAAAGTATCAGTGTAGAAACCATGCCGTCATTATGAGGAAAGGATTTACAAGAAATGATCAAGCTGATGCAGTTATTTTGATGGCTAATCCTGGCAGCTGTAGTCCTAGTGATCGGTCATATGAGTTTCCAACCGTTCAAGGTATTGTTAAAAGTATTCCATATATTAGTGTTAATGATGATCCAACACAACGACAATTAATGCGGCTAATGAAGCTATTGGACTGGAATGTTATCTCCATCGTTAATTTGAGTGACTTTTGTTCAGGGTCTATGAAAAAATTCGGAGAAAACCTTAAACAAGCAGAAAAGTATAATTTCGATAATCACACCATTTTTGCTGAAGATAGGGTGAAAGAGTTGGAACTATTACTTAGTGGTCCGAAGACAAAATTAATATTAGCATGGGGAAAAAATACAAATATTAGAAAATTGGCTAATAAGGTTCTCTGTAACTTACCAGTAGAGAAAATACTTTATGGACTTCGTTATAAGTCACCAAAATGGGGGTTTCGTCATCCATATCCTATGATTCCAGATAAATGTAAAGCTTGGCTTGAAGATATGGATGAGCAACTAAACGATACTGATACAAACAATCGTGCATATTAA